In Kiritimatiellia bacterium, one genomic interval encodes:
- the leuS gene encoding leucine--tRNA ligase translates to MAYPFQKIEPKWQRYWLENKTFRTPDEPDPSRPKFYALDMFPYPSGAGLHVGHPEGYTATDIVCRYKRMRGFNVLHPMGWDAFGLPAEQYALETGTHPRETTYRNIARFRAQLQAIGFSYDWDREFATTDEDYYKWTQWIFLKLYERGLAYQAEVPVNWCPALGTVLANEEVVDGKSERGGHPVIRKPMRQWMLKITAYADRLLKDLDLVDWPESIKEMQRNWIGRSEGAEVRFKVAGRDDEIVVFTTRPDTLFGATYMVLAPEHPLVEAITTPERRDEVRAYQEAAARKSDLERTDLQKTKTGVFTGGYAINPVNGESIPVWIADYVLAGYGTGAIMAVPAHDTRDLEFARAHQLPIRVVVQPIDGSDPVGFTGDGIAVNSPLIDGLPTPEAKKRIVKWLEERGLGSFKVNYKLRDWLFSRQRYWGEPFPIIFVDGQPKPVPYDHLPIRLPDVPSYKPSGTGESPLAAIPEWVNTTDPETGKPARRETNTMPQWAGSCWYYLRFIDPKNPHALVDPAKERYWMPVDLYVGGAEHAVLHLLYARFWHKVLYDCGLVSTPEPFQKLVNQGMILGEDGQKMSKSRGNVINPDDIIREYGADSLRLYEMFMGPLEAVKPWSMRGVEGVFRFLNRVYRLVCDEDTGAVLDAVADVPPTREQQRALHATIKKVTEDIEGMRFNTAIAAMMEFVNEAQKWERRPRAILEPFVLILSPFAPHLCEELWEKLGHSSTLAYEPWPNYDPALLVEETVEIPVQVNGKLRGKITVPKGSEPSVVEAAAREAPGVRAHLEGRTLRKTVYVPERLINFVVS, encoded by the coding sequence ATGGCGTATCCCTTTCAGAAAATCGAACCCAAATGGCAGCGTTACTGGCTTGAGAACAAGACGTTCCGAACGCCGGATGAGCCGGACCCCTCCCGTCCAAAATTTTATGCGCTGGACATGTTCCCGTATCCGAGCGGCGCCGGCTTGCATGTCGGGCATCCGGAGGGCTACACGGCCACGGATATTGTCTGCCGCTACAAGCGGATGAGGGGATTCAACGTGCTGCACCCGATGGGGTGGGACGCGTTCGGCCTGCCGGCTGAACAGTACGCACTAGAAACCGGGACGCACCCGCGCGAGACAACCTACCGAAATATCGCCCGCTTCCGGGCGCAGTTGCAGGCAATCGGGTTCTCCTACGACTGGGATCGCGAATTCGCGACCACTGACGAAGATTACTACAAGTGGACGCAATGGATTTTCCTCAAGCTGTATGAAAGGGGCCTGGCGTATCAGGCGGAAGTGCCAGTGAACTGGTGTCCCGCCCTCGGCACGGTGCTTGCGAACGAGGAGGTCGTGGACGGCAAATCGGAACGCGGCGGCCATCCGGTAATCCGCAAACCGATGCGCCAGTGGATGCTCAAAATTACTGCGTACGCCGACCGTCTCCTCAAAGACCTCGATCTAGTGGACTGGCCCGAGAGCATCAAGGAAATGCAGCGGAACTGGATCGGGCGTTCCGAGGGGGCGGAAGTCCGGTTCAAGGTCGCGGGCCGCGATGACGAAATCGTCGTGTTCACCACGCGGCCAGACACGCTGTTCGGCGCCACCTACATGGTGCTCGCGCCCGAACACCCTCTCGTGGAGGCCATCACCACTCCCGAGCGCCGCGACGAGGTCCGGGCCTATCAGGAGGCCGCCGCGCGGAAGAGCGACCTCGAACGAACCGACCTGCAGAAAACGAAGACCGGCGTCTTTACAGGGGGCTACGCGATCAACCCCGTGAACGGAGAATCAATTCCCGTCTGGATCGCCGACTACGTGCTGGCCGGCTACGGCACCGGCGCGATCATGGCTGTGCCCGCGCACGACACGCGGGACCTCGAATTTGCCCGCGCGCATCAATTGCCGATCCGCGTCGTGGTGCAGCCCATTGACGGATCCGATCCAGTCGGCTTCACCGGGGACGGGATCGCGGTCAATTCTCCGCTCATCGACGGGCTTCCCACGCCGGAGGCGAAAAAGCGGATTGTGAAATGGCTGGAAGAACGCGGACTGGGCAGTTTCAAGGTCAACTACAAGCTGCGCGACTGGTTGTTCAGCCGCCAACGCTATTGGGGCGAGCCCTTTCCCATCATTTTCGTCGATGGCCAGCCGAAGCCAGTGCCGTATGACCACCTGCCGATTCGTTTGCCTGATGTTCCGTCCTACAAGCCCAGCGGCACTGGCGAAAGTCCGTTGGCGGCGATTCCGGAATGGGTCAACACCACCGATCCCGAAACCGGAAAGCCCGCGCGGCGCGAGACCAACACGATGCCGCAATGGGCCGGCTCATGCTGGTACTACTTGCGGTTCATTGATCCGAAGAATCCGCATGCGCTGGTGGACCCCGCGAAGGAACGCTACTGGATGCCCGTTGATCTCTACGTCGGCGGCGCCGAGCACGCCGTACTGCATCTGCTCTACGCGCGGTTCTGGCACAAGGTGTTGTACGACTGCGGCCTGGTGTCGACGCCGGAGCCCTTCCAGAAGCTGGTCAACCAGGGGATGATCCTCGGCGAAGACGGCCAGAAGATGAGCAAGTCGCGGGGCAACGTCATCAATCCGGACGACATCATCCGCGAATATGGCGCCGATTCGTTGCGGCTTTATGAGATGTTCATGGGGCCCCTTGAGGCCGTGAAACCGTGGAGCATGCGCGGCGTCGAGGGCGTTTTCCGGTTCCTCAACCGCGTGTACCGACTGGTCTGCGACGAGGACACCGGCGCGGTCCTCGATGCGGTCGCCGACGTTCCGCCGACGCGCGAGCAACAGCGCGCCCTACATGCCACCATCAAAAAAGTGACTGAGGACATTGAGGGCATGCGCTTCAACACGGCGATCGCCGCGATGATGGAATTTGTGAATGAGGCGCAGAAATGGGAACGCCGCCCCCGCGCCATCCTCGAGCCGTTCGTGCTGATTTTGAGCCCCTTCGCGCCCCATCTCTGCGAAGAGCTCTGGGAAAAGCTCGGGCACTCGTCGACCCTTGCCTACGAGCCGTGGCCCAACTACGACCCGGCCCTGCTAGTGGAGGAGACAGTCGAAATCCCCGTGCAGGTCAACGGCAAGCTCCGCGGAAAAATCACGGTCCCCAAAGGATCGGAGCCATCGGTAGTCGAGGCGGCCGCGCGCGAAGCGCCCGGCGTCCGCGCGCACCTGGAAGGGCGAACGCTGCGAAAGACCGTGTACGTGCCGGAGCGACTGATCAATTTCGTGGTGTCCTGA
- a CDS encoding LamG domain-containing protein encodes MKLASVFLSFLACAATARADLTDGLLAAYFFDGNAEDASGRGHDAQLIGATFTVDRHGNPNGALWLDGQGAYAATPVSGKRFPIAFSFWLRLDARRGERAFSVVDSGIGNAFGHSFVIGNNARTFNANLAVPARFRSGEWAHVVVSYGPKLQVFVNGELAGERDYSEDDSYIAGNFQLGRHLDSEDPRFFHGAIDDVLIYARTLQADEVRALYAEGPRVAADIRAAAELRRRVLAALAARSVASEGMESSADDPRPIFVAASSGAEPHTNVWHVVDRDPDSLWSGAAGEPAWWIAAEFHPSLALKNLVVETPDGIATNTRIFISETADEWPEFDPVDAKFDPPTARFILVTFPPDEGGQPPTVTEIRWNAEE; translated from the coding sequence ATGAAACTTGCATCCGTGTTTCTCTCCTTTCTCGCGTGCGCCGCGACGGCCCGTGCTGATTTGACCGACGGACTGCTGGCGGCGTACTTCTTCGACGGCAACGCCGAAGACGCCTCCGGCCGCGGCCACGACGCGCAGCTCATCGGCGCAACGTTCACCGTCGATCGGCACGGAAATCCGAACGGAGCCCTGTGGCTGGATGGACAGGGCGCCTATGCGGCAACGCCCGTCTCCGGGAAGCGATTCCCAATCGCCTTCTCGTTCTGGCTCCGCCTGGACGCTCGCCGCGGTGAACGGGCCTTCTCGGTCGTCGACAGCGGGATCGGCAACGCCTTCGGCCACAGTTTTGTCATTGGCAACAACGCACGGACCTTCAACGCGAATCTTGCCGTGCCGGCCCGTTTCCGTTCCGGAGAGTGGGCGCACGTGGTCGTGTCTTACGGTCCAAAGCTCCAAGTGTTCGTGAACGGGGAGCTGGCCGGTGAGCGGGATTATTCAGAGGATGACTCCTATATCGCCGGAAATTTCCAGCTCGGACGTCACCTCGACAGCGAAGATCCGCGTTTCTTCCACGGCGCCATCGATGACGTGCTGATTTACGCTCGCACCCTTCAGGCCGACGAAGTCCGCGCTCTGTATGCCGAGGGACCTCGGGTCGCCGCCGACATCCGGGCAGCCGCCGAACTGCGCCGGCGCGTGCTGGCGGCCCTCGCCGCTCGCTCCGTAGCTTCAGAGGGGATGGAGTCCTCCGCCGATGACCCGCGCCCGATCTTCGTCGCGGCCAGCAGCGGAGCCGAACCGCACACCAATGTTTGGCATGTTGTGGATCGCGATCCCGATTCCCTCTGGTCGGGCGCCGCCGGTGAGCCCGCATGGTGGATCGCGGCCGAATTTCATCCGTCTCTCGCCCTGAAGAATCTCGTTGTGGAAACCCCGGACGGGATCGCCACAAACACCAGGATCTTTATCAGTGAAACGGCCGATGAATGGCCCGAATTCGATCCGGTCGACGCAAAATTCGACCCTCCGACAGCGCGGTTCATTCTCGTCACGTTCCCGCCAGACGAGGGCGGCCAGCCGCCGACGGTCACCGAAATCCGTTGGAACGCTGAAGAGTAG
- a CDS encoding D-2-hydroxyacid dehydrogenase, giving the protein MNIVVLDGYALNPGDLSWAPFESMGSLTVYDRTSPEQVEARARLADAVLTVRTPLNREIIRHLGQLRFIGVLGSDPSHVNVEIARKRGIEVADAAGADVESTAQLAMALLLELTHGVGHHAHLVRGGRWCRGPDFTFRLHALTELQGRTIGLVGLGRIGTAVARMAAAFGMEVLAHDPFIREAPPHVQLVPLEELASRSDVVSLHAIRTPATEHLVNEAFLHRMKKSAFLINTAHGALIDETALAAALRAGRIAGAAVDVLSEEPPSPKNPLLRAPRCLITPHLGWGTVAARERIVRTVADKLRQFVEKRAAAL; this is encoded by the coding sequence ATGAACATTGTCGTCCTGGACGGTTACGCGCTGAATCCGGGAGACCTGTCCTGGGCGCCCTTTGAGTCCATGGGCAGTCTGACTGTCTACGACCGGACGTCGCCGGAACAGGTGGAGGCGCGAGCGAGATTGGCGGATGCGGTGCTCACCGTTCGTACGCCGCTGAATCGGGAGATCATCCGGCACCTGGGCCAATTGCGTTTCATCGGTGTGCTCGGCTCCGACCCGTCGCACGTGAACGTTGAAATTGCGCGGAAACGGGGGATTGAAGTGGCGGATGCCGCCGGCGCGGACGTCGAGTCGACGGCTCAGTTGGCGATGGCCCTATTGCTTGAGCTGACTCACGGCGTCGGCCACCACGCACACCTCGTCCGGGGCGGTCGCTGGTGCCGCGGGCCCGATTTCACCTTTCGCCTGCATGCGCTGACCGAGCTACAGGGCCGGACGATCGGCCTGGTGGGCCTGGGGCGAATCGGTACCGCTGTGGCGCGTATGGCAGCCGCCTTTGGGATGGAGGTTTTGGCGCATGATCCTTTCATTCGAGAGGCGCCGCCGCATGTGCAGCTTGTGCCGCTCGAGGAGCTGGCCTCGCGGAGCGATGTCGTCAGCCTCCATGCCATTCGGACGCCGGCGACGGAACACCTGGTGAACGAGGCTTTCCTTCACCGCATGAAAAAGAGCGCGTTTTTGATCAACACCGCACATGGTGCGCTGATCGACGAAACCGCGCTGGCTGCTGCGTTGCGGGCCGGGCGAATCGCTGGTGCGGCCGTCGATGTGTTGAGCGAAGAGCCGCCCTCGCCGAAGAATCCCCTGCTGCGCGCGCCGCGGTGCCTCATCACGCCGCATCTCGGCTGGGGGACAGTTGCAGCCCGTGAAAGGATTGTCCGCACAGTGGCGGACAAGTTGCGGCAATTTGTCGAAAAACGAGCGGCCGCGCTGTGA
- a CDS encoding ribonuclease H-like domain-containing protein yields the protein MLRRTFVHLPGVGERTERRWWARGLSDWAKALESDCSADQRDVLEQSIRAYEAGNWAWFERAIPAAYKWRVWGELADRALFVDLETDGGMGPESITVIGAYDGRRYRAFVAGENLQEAADYLESFPLLVTFNGSLFDLPLLRARFTHRLRNHLHLDLRYPLQRLGLRGGLKRVEKALGLARSPETDGLDGWDAVRLWREWVLEGSHASLARLLAYNEEDVRNLRVLADWMFARHQERLALDPP from the coding sequence ATGCTGCGCCGCACGTTTGTCCACCTCCCGGGCGTCGGCGAGCGGACCGAGCGTCGTTGGTGGGCGAGGGGCCTCTCGGATTGGGCGAAGGCCCTAGAATCCGATTGCAGTGCCGACCAGCGGGACGTGCTCGAGCAATCAATTAGGGCCTACGAGGCGGGCAACTGGGCGTGGTTCGAGCGGGCGATTCCGGCGGCGTACAAGTGGCGCGTGTGGGGCGAGCTGGCGGACCGCGCGCTCTTTGTGGACCTCGAGACCGATGGCGGAATGGGTCCCGAATCGATCACGGTGATCGGCGCCTATGACGGGCGGCGCTACCGCGCGTTTGTCGCCGGCGAGAATCTGCAAGAGGCGGCGGATTACCTCGAATCGTTCCCTCTGCTGGTGACGTTCAATGGGTCATTGTTTGACCTGCCACTTCTCCGCGCGCGGTTCACACACCGGCTCCGCAATCATCTTCATTTGGATTTGCGATATCCGCTTCAGCGGCTGGGGCTTCGGGGCGGGTTGAAGCGGGTGGAGAAGGCGCTCGGCCTGGCCCGCAGTCCGGAAACGGACGGTCTGGACGGCTGGGACGCCGTCCGGCTATGGCGCGAATGGGTTCTAGAGGGATCGCACGCATCGCTCGCGCGGCTTCTGGCGTATAATGAGGAGGATGTGCGAAACCTCCGGGTCCTCGCGGACTGGATGTTTGCGCGACATCAAGAACGATTGGCCCTCGACCCGCCATGA
- the thiL gene encoding thiamine-phosphate kinase: MKLHELGEFGLIRRIIAPRFTALQDRALGIGDDCAILPGDGAEDWLVTTDLLVEDVHFLRARIPPRQLGRKSLAVNLSDIAAMGGTPAACFLSISLPGDLDVEWLDAFFEGIREMADMSRCPLMGGDTTGSLRSIVINFAVVGRVARGRAKLRSGARAGDVLAVTGWLGDSGAGLQLLLEGKPIDCEDAERLVTAHHDPRPHLEEGRWLGARPEVTAMMDISDGVDSDVRRILEQSGLGGAVIDLDALPKSEFMRRICARYGWDSAELAASAGEDYCLLVAVDPSGYEGLSRDFLARFGRPLAQIGVLSASGGVLYRKGGAPAALRRSGFDHFRSPP, translated from the coding sequence ATGAAACTTCACGAACTGGGCGAATTTGGGCTGATCCGCCGTATCATCGCGCCGCGATTTACCGCGCTTCAGGACCGCGCCCTGGGTATCGGCGACGACTGCGCGATCCTGCCCGGCGACGGAGCCGAGGACTGGCTGGTCACCACGGATCTGCTCGTGGAAGATGTGCACTTTCTGCGGGCGCGGATCCCGCCCCGCCAGCTCGGGCGCAAGTCGCTCGCCGTCAATCTGAGCGACATCGCCGCAATGGGCGGCACCCCCGCCGCCTGCTTCCTCTCAATCAGTCTGCCGGGCGACCTCGATGTGGAATGGCTGGACGCGTTCTTCGAGGGGATCCGCGAGATGGCGGACATGAGCCGCTGCCCGCTCATGGGCGGCGACACCACCGGCTCGCTGCGTTCGATTGTCATCAATTTCGCCGTCGTTGGCAGAGTCGCTCGCGGTCGCGCCAAACTCCGGTCCGGCGCGCGCGCCGGAGATGTGCTGGCGGTCACCGGCTGGCTGGGCGACTCCGGCGCGGGCCTGCAGCTTCTCCTCGAGGGCAAACCGATCGATTGCGAGGATGCCGAGCGCCTCGTAACTGCCCATCACGATCCGCGGCCGCACCTGGAGGAGGGCCGCTGGTTGGGCGCGCGGCCCGAAGTGACGGCGATGATGGACATTTCCGACGGCGTTGATTCCGATGTGCGGCGAATTCTCGAACAAAGCGGTCTCGGCGGGGCGGTGATCGACCTCGATGCGCTGCCGAAATCTGAATTCATGCGTAGGATTTGCGCGCGTTACGGCTGGGACAGCGCGGAGCTCGCCGCCTCGGCGGGCGAGGATTACTGCCTTTTGGTAGCGGTCGATCCCTCCGGATATGAAGGGCTGTCGCGCGACTTCCTCGCGCGGTTCGGCCGGCCGCTGGCGCAGATCGGCGTACTGTCCGCCTCGGGTGGCGTACTCTATCGGAAGGGCGGCGCCCCAGCCGCGCTGCGCCGCAGCGGTTTCGACCACTTCAGGAGCCCGCCGTGA
- the thiD gene encoding bifunctional hydroxymethylpyrimidine kinase/phosphomethylpyrimidine kinase, with amino-acid sequence MAGSDSGGGAGIQADLKTFSALGCYGMAAVTALTAQNTLGVRSIHVPPADFVAEEIDAVLEDIGADAVKIGMLATAEIIRAVAAGLEKHRVRRIVLDPVMVATSGDRLLREDALDALKIRLIPIAGLVTPNLSEASALLGRAVRADPASMESAARDLLDLGCRAALVKGGHGTGPEAVDVLAERVENGIDIHAFRAPRIATVNLHGTGCTLSSAIAAFWARGASLPEAVRAAKQYLHGAIAAAAEWKLGGGHGPVHHFHAWWDA; translated from the coding sequence ATGGCCGGGTCCGACAGCGGCGGCGGCGCCGGTATCCAGGCGGACCTCAAGACCTTTTCCGCGCTCGGCTGCTACGGAATGGCTGCCGTCACCGCGCTGACGGCGCAGAACACGCTCGGCGTTCGCTCGATCCATGTCCCCCCCGCCGACTTCGTTGCAGAGGAAATCGACGCCGTGCTCGAGGATATCGGCGCGGATGCCGTCAAGATCGGCATGCTTGCCACGGCTGAGATCATCAGGGCCGTAGCGGCCGGCCTGGAGAAACATCGCGTCCGGCGCATCGTACTCGACCCCGTGATGGTGGCGACCAGCGGCGACCGGCTGCTCAGGGAGGATGCGCTTGATGCGTTGAAGATCCGGCTCATCCCGATCGCAGGCCTTGTCACGCCTAACTTGAGCGAAGCCTCCGCCCTCCTCGGCCGCGCGGTGCGGGCAGACCCAGCATCCATGGAATCGGCCGCGCGCGATCTGCTGGACCTTGGGTGCCGTGCGGCGCTGGTCAAAGGCGGACATGGGACCGGGCCGGAAGCGGTGGATGTACTGGCAGAGCGCGTCGAAAACGGAATCGACATTCACGCCTTTCGCGCGCCGCGGATCGCGACGGTGAATCTCCACGGCACCGGCTGCACCTTGTCCTCGGCGATTGCGGCGTTCTGGGCGCGGGGCGCGTCGCTGCCGGAGGCCGTCCGCGCCGCCAAGCAATACCTGCACGGTGCAATTGCCGCGGCCGCCGAATGGAAGCTCGGCGGGGGGCACGGGCCGGTTCACCACTTTCACGCGTGGTGGGACGCATGA
- a CDS encoding alpha-amylase family glycosyl hydrolase, with amino-acid sequence MKSWIASSVIYQINLRGLAVREPRNAIEAAREKPPAESPLAYVARNLPTIRKLGANVLYFMPPYPIGRAFRKGIGSPYSIRDFRAIDPEYGTLDDMKMLVARAHRLGFRVILDITPNHTSRDHVWVETHPEFYVRREDGEIFYDCDWSDTAKLDYRQPALRREMIEIYDFWLNLLGGGDGVDGFRLDMAHFINDRSFWNEAIPELRRRHPDRELLFLAECYGFANNADLFDRGINAAYDDDFYKVCANLYGISEDGRSAIVPAAGLAGNQDFKDRYEAFLHGGIAGAFARAILNYEERYGKHRPPFVARYTDNHDEGRGFYLFGPEAAKAINMLIFMAPRTLPFLLTGEEFGALNRPPIHDRLVPIGKRRRIQLADHVREQESVEFEGNCFARDPSERAAIYQFFQDLIRLRRSRPELVRGSFTLFDAGEDCQPSQRSVLAFDRRYGRRVLRCAVNLGPHPRRLRAASAFAGHVLFGGLEGDTLPRFSGICVEVATA; translated from the coding sequence ATGAAGAGCTGGATTGCGTCATCCGTCATCTATCAGATCAATCTGCGCGGACTGGCGGTGCGCGAGCCCCGGAACGCGATTGAGGCGGCGCGCGAAAAGCCGCCGGCCGAATCGCCGCTGGCGTATGTCGCGCGGAACTTGCCGACGATCAGGAAACTCGGGGCGAATGTCCTGTATTTCATGCCGCCCTATCCGATCGGCCGGGCCTTCCGCAAGGGTATCGGCTCGCCCTATTCGATCCGCGACTTCCGCGCGATCGATCCCGAATACGGAACGCTGGATGATATGAAGATGCTGGTGGCGCGAGCGCACCGCCTGGGGTTCAGGGTCATCCTCGACATCACCCCCAACCACACCAGCCGCGATCACGTGTGGGTCGAGACGCACCCCGAGTTTTACGTCCGGCGTGAGGACGGGGAGATTTTCTACGACTGCGATTGGTCCGACACGGCCAAACTGGACTACCGGCAGCCGGCGCTGCGCCGCGAGATGATCGAGATCTACGATTTCTGGCTCAACCTGCTCGGCGGCGGTGACGGGGTCGACGGCTTCCGGCTCGACATGGCGCACTTCATCAACGACAGGTCCTTCTGGAACGAGGCGATTCCCGAGTTGCGACGCCGCCACCCGGATCGCGAGCTGCTGTTCCTCGCCGAATGCTACGGCTTTGCGAACAACGCCGACCTGTTTGACCGGGGCATTAATGCCGCCTACGATGACGATTTCTACAAAGTCTGCGCGAATCTGTACGGAATTTCGGAGGACGGACGCTCAGCGATCGTGCCCGCGGCCGGCCTCGCGGGGAACCAGGACTTCAAGGACCGATACGAGGCGTTTCTGCATGGCGGCATCGCGGGCGCATTCGCCCGCGCGATCCTGAATTACGAGGAGCGATATGGCAAACACCGCCCACCGTTCGTCGCACGCTATACGGACAACCACGACGAGGGGCGGGGCTTTTATCTGTTCGGGCCTGAGGCGGCCAAAGCCATTAACATGCTGATTTTCATGGCGCCGCGCACGCTACCCTTCCTCTTAACCGGAGAGGAATTCGGCGCGCTGAACCGCCCGCCGATCCACGACCGGCTGGTCCCCATCGGCAAACGCCGGCGCATCCAGCTTGCCGACCATGTGCGCGAGCAGGAGTCCGTCGAATTCGAGGGCAACTGCTTCGCTCGAGACCCGTCGGAGCGCGCGGCGATCTACCAGTTTTTCCAGGACTTGATACGCCTGCGCCGATCCCGTCCCGAACTGGTCCGCGGATCCTTCACATTGTTCGACGCGGGCGAAGACTGCCAGCCGAGCCAGCGTTCGGTACTCGCGTTTGACCGGCGATATGGCCGCCGGGTTCTGCGGTGCGCCGTCAACCTGGGTCCACACCCCCGTCGGCTTCGGGCGGCCTCCGCGTTCGCTGGCCATGTGCTATTCGGCGGGCTCGAGGGCGACACGCTGCCTCGATTTTCGGGCATTTGCGTCGAGGTGGCCACCGCATGA
- the leuC gene encoding 3-isopropylmalate dehydratase large subunit, translating into MARTLFQKIWDAHVVKTLPDGTVLLYIDRHLVHEVTSPQAFEGLRLSKRRVRRPDLTFSTLDHNVPTDDPFNIRDPISRAQVEALMANCRDFGIKLFDYSTGHQGIVHAIGPELGLTLPGLTIVCGDSHTSTHGAFGALGFGIGTSEVEHVLATQTLRQSRPKTFKVEFTGRLQPGCASKDMILKLIGLIGTAGGTGYVLEYCGEAIRALSMEARMTICNMSIEAGARAGLIAPDETTFEYVASGDRPYAPRGEALEKAIAYWRTLPTDEGAVFDRTITIDASQIAPQVTWGTSPGMVTDVTGVVPEPDQVPGYSRKDVEQALEYMGLRPGMKITDIRPDTIFIGSCTNARIEDLRKVAKLIKGRRKASNVRVMVVPGSQQVRRQAEAEGLDRIFKEFGAEWRHAGCSMCLGMNPDQLKPGERSASTSNRNFEGRQGKGGRTHLVSPEMAAAAAVEGHFVDIRTWDGLKALYS; encoded by the coding sequence ATGGCCCGAACGTTGTTTCAGAAGATCTGGGATGCTCATGTCGTCAAAACGTTGCCCGACGGCACTGTGTTGCTTTACATCGACCGCCATCTGGTCCACGAGGTGACCAGCCCGCAGGCGTTCGAGGGTCTTCGGCTCTCGAAGCGCCGCGTGAGGCGGCCGGACCTGACTTTTTCCACGCTTGATCACAATGTGCCGACGGATGACCCGTTCAACATCCGGGACCCAATTTCGAGGGCGCAGGTGGAGGCGTTGATGGCCAACTGCCGGGATTTCGGGATCAAGCTGTTTGACTATTCGACCGGCCACCAGGGGATCGTGCACGCCATCGGCCCGGAACTGGGCTTGACACTGCCGGGCCTGACCATCGTCTGCGGCGATTCCCACACCTCGACGCACGGCGCGTTTGGCGCGCTCGGTTTCGGAATTGGCACGTCGGAGGTGGAGCACGTGCTGGCGACGCAGACGCTCCGACAGAGCCGGCCGAAGACCTTCAAAGTGGAATTTACCGGCCGGCTCCAACCGGGTTGCGCCTCGAAGGACATGATCCTCAAGTTGATCGGCCTGATCGGCACGGCAGGCGGGACGGGCTATGTGCTCGAGTATTGCGGCGAGGCCATTCGTGCGCTGTCGATGGAGGCGCGCATGACGATCTGCAACATGAGCATCGAGGCCGGCGCCCGGGCGGGCCTGATCGCGCCGGACGAGACGACCTTCGAATATGTCGCCTCGGGCGACAGGCCTTACGCGCCGCGAGGCGAGGCGCTCGAAAAGGCCATTGCCTACTGGAGAACGCTGCCGACCGACGAAGGAGCCGTCTTCGACCGGACGATCACGATCGATGCCTCTCAAATTGCGCCGCAGGTGACTTGGGGCACAAGCCCGGGGATGGTTACCGATGTGACGGGCGTTGTGCCGGAGCCGGACCAGGTGCCCGGCTATAGCCGCAAGGACGTTGAACAAGCGCTTGAGTACATGGGTCTCCGGCCGGGAATGAAGATCACGGATATCCGTCCGGACACCATTTTCATCGGAAGCTGCACGAATGCGCGAATTGAGGACCTGCGCAAGGTCGCCAAATTAATCAAGGGCCGGCGCAAAGCGTCGAACGTCCGTGTAATGGTCGTGCCCGGCTCGCAGCAGGTGCGCCGGCAGGCCGAAGCGGAGGGGCTCGACCGGATCTTCAAAGAGTTCGGCGCGGAGTGGCGTCACGCGGGGTGCAGCATGTGCCTGGGCATGAATCCGGACCAGCTCAAGCCCGGCGAACGAAGCGCGTCGACGTCGAACCGAAATTTCGAAGGCCGGCAGGGCAAGGGCGGGCGCACACACCTGGTCAGCCCCGAAATGGCGGCGGCCGCCGCGGTGGAAGGGCATTTCGTCGACATTCGAACATGGGATGGGCTGAAGGCCCTGTATTCCTGA
- the leuD gene encoding 3-isopropylmalate dehydratase small subunit, which translates to MEPFSTHRGLVAILDRANVDTDAIIPKQFLKSIKRTGFGESLFFDWRYLPNGEPDPNFVLNQPRYKGASILVVRNNFGCGSSREHAVWAVMQYGFRAVIAPRQEIGGAMVPGFADIFRNNAVKNGLLTVELSAAEVDTIFDMVERNKGLEATIDLDEQRVVLHLPEEIAFHFDIDPVVKTHLRHGLDEIALTLEHEADIAAFEARHNVQMPA; encoded by the coding sequence ATGGAACCTTTCTCAACGCACCGTGGATTGGTGGCGATTTTGGACCGCGCAAATGTGGATACGGACGCCATCATTCCCAAGCAGTTCCTGAAATCGATCAAGCGCACCGGCTTCGGCGAGAGCCTGTTTTTCGACTGGCGGTACCTGCCCAACGGGGAGCCGGATCCAAATTTTGTGCTCAACCAGCCCCGATACAAGGGGGCATCCATTCTCGTGGTCCGAAACAACTTCGGTTGCGGTTCGAGTCGTGAACATGCGGTGTGGGCGGTCATGCAATACGGATTTCGCGCCGTGATCGCGCCGAGGCAGGAGATTGGCGGCGCGATGGTGCCGGGCTTTGCGGACATCTTCCGCAACAATGCCGTCAAGAACGGTCTTCTGACGGTTGAACTGTCCGCCGCGGAGGTGGACACCATCTTCGATATGGTCGAGCGCAACAAAGGGCTGGAGGCGACGATCGATTTGGACGAGCAGCGCGTCGTGCTCCACCTGCCGGAGGAGATCGCGTTCCATTTCGACATCGACCCGGTCGTCAAGACGCACCTCCGTCACGGTCTGGATGAAATTGCGTTGACACTCGAGCACGAGGCGGACATCGCCGCGTTTGAGGCGCGGCACAACGTGCAAATGCCGGCCTGA